A window of Nocardiopsis sp. Huas11 genomic DNA:
GCAGGTAGACCAGCCCGAACCCGACCGTGCGCAGCACGCTGCGGCCGAAGGCCACCGGATAGCTCAGCACCATCATCATGCCGTCGGAGCGGCCGGGGCCGCGCTTCTGGACGCGTTCGGCCTGCTGGATCTTGACCTTGTCCAAGGCGCTGAGCCCCGCGATCATCGCGATCCCCAGGATCACGCCGAACCACGGGAACCACAGTGCGACGCCGGCGAACGAGATCATGAGCGGGATCAGCACGAGCGGGTGCATCCGCCAGGACGCTTCCTCGTACTCCTCGTCGTCGTACTCGTCGTCGCCGCCGCGGAAGTAGTCGCCGAACCGGTCGTGGCTGCCCCGGCGGAACCGGCCCAGCAGCCCGCCCCGCTGCTCCTCCTCGTACCCGTCGTAGTCGTAGTCCTCATCGTCGAACTCCTGCGTGCGCTTGGAGCGCCCGCCGTCGTCGACCGGGGTGAGGATGTCGCCGAAGTCGCCCTTGGACAGCGGCGTGTTGAAGAACTGGGTCTGCGGCGCCTGGTTCGAGTAGTCGTCCTCGTACTCGTCCACGTGCCCCCGGCCGCTCTCGACCGGGTCGATCATCATCGTGCCCTGCGGGTCATCGCGTTCGGCGAGACCGCCCGGCTGGATGCGCTGGGTCCCCACCATGTCGTCCGTGCCGACGGGGTCGATCCGCATCGTGCCCTGCGGGTCCGCCAGGTCGTCGGCGCCCGCCGGGCTGATGCGCTGGGTGCCGGCGTCCGGGCCGAGCGGCTCCTGGCGCGCGCCCCAGGCCTGGCGTCCACCGGAGAGGTCGTCGGTCGCCTCGTCATCGGTCTGCCACCCCGTGGCCGCCCGACGCCCACCCGACAGATCGTCCGTGGCCTCGTCATCGGTCTGCCACCCCGTGGCCGCCCGACGCCCACCCGACAGATCGTCGGTCGCCTCGTCGTCCGTCTGCCACCCCGTGGCCGCCCGACGCCCACCCGACAGATCGTCGGTCGCCTCGTCGTCCGTCTGCCACCCCGTGGCCGCCCGACGCCCACCCGACAGATCGTCCGTGGCCTCGTCGTCCATGTTCCAGCCGCCGGAACGGGCGGCGTGCGTACGCGGCTGCTCCGGGGGCACCGACCAGGCGCCGGCCGTGTGCGAGGGGTTCGGGCCGCTCGCGGTGTGCGAGGGCCCCCAGCCCTCGCTGCCCCGGGCCCCGTGGCTGGCCAGGTACCCCGCGGCCCCGCCCATGGCGGCACCGGCGGCACCGGCCGCACCCGCGGCACCGAGCCCCCGGCCGCGGCCACCGGAGCCCGACGACGCGTCGGCCGCGTTCGTCGCGGCGGGGCCGTGCCCGGCGGAGGGGCTGTAGACGGTGTGGCTGCCGGTCGTCCCGGTCGAGCCGCCGGGGTCCTCCGTCCACGGCAGGTCCAGGTTCAGCCGGCTCGCCTCGGCGACGAGTTCGGCGGCGGTGGGGCGCCGGCTCATGCTGCGGGAGACCGCCCGGGTCACCAGCGGACGGAGTGCCTCGTGCATTCCGTCCATGTCGATCTCGCCGTTGAGGATCCGGAAGAAGATCACCTCGAAGGAGCCCGCGCCGTAGGGCGGGCGTCCGGTGGAGGCGAAGGCGACCGTGCCGCCCCAGGCGTGGATGTCCGTCGCCGGACCCAGGTCCGTCCCCTCGATGACCTCGGGCGACAGGTAACTGGGCGTACCCACGAACGTGCCGGTCTGGGTCAGCTTGGCTCCATCGACGGCGTGCGCGATGCCGAAGTCGATGACGATCGGCTCGCCGTTGGAGATGATGACGTTGCCGGGCTTGAGGTCGCGGTGGATGACGTCCACCGCGTGGATGTCCTCGATCGCCCGGGCCAGCCCGGTGATGAAGCGGCTCAGAGCGCGGCCGCGCAGGGGGCCGTGGTCGGTGACGGTCGCGTCCAGCGTGGGGCCGGGGATGTACTCGGTGACCACCCACGGAAGCTCGGCCTGCGTGTCCGCGTCGATGACCTCGGCCACGTTGGGGCTCTGCACGCTGCGCATGGTCTCGACCTCGCGCGCCAGACGCGCCCGCGCGATGTGGTCGCCGGCGACCTCGGGCTTGAGGACCTTCACCGCGACGAACTGCTCGGTCCGGGGGTCCTCGGCCTGGTACACCACGCCCATGCCGCCCGCTCCGATGCGGCGACGGATCACGTAGTGGCCGATGCGCTCCGGCAGCTCCTCGCCCGTGGGGAAACCTGCCGACATTGCCATCGAGAACTCATCCCCTCAAAAGACCGCATACCGCCACGTCCAGCTTATCGGCCGGGGGGATGGGTCACCATTGGCTTGTTCGGCCCGTCCAGGGCCGTGGTGGTCTTCCAGGTCCACCGGTAGGTGGGGGCTCCGGCGACCGCTCCGTCCTCGGACGGCCACCACGAGTATGACGGAAAATCCGCCCCTGCGGTTCCCGCACCGGGTGTCGCACCCGGCCGGAACCGGCCGCCGGGGCGACGGCGGGCGGCGCCCGGTTCGGTCCCGACGGTCTCGATCATGCCAAAAACGGCGGGATCCCACGAGTGGGCGGTGTGGGCGGGGTCGCACCGGACCTCTGCACGGCCCGACCCCGCCCCCACGGCCGGTCAGCGCCCCTGGAAGGTCGCCTTGCCCGGTCCCTCCTCGATGAAGCTGCGCATCCCGCTCTTCTGGTCCTCCGTGGCGAACAGCCCGGAGAACTGCAGCCGCTCGATCTCCAGACCGGTGTCCAGGTCGGTCTCCAGCCCGCGGTCGACGGCCTCCTTGGCGGCGGCCAGGGCGACCGCCGGGCCGTCCGTGTAGCGGGCGGCCATCGCCATCGCCGCGGAGTAGACCTCGGCGTCGGGGGCGACCTCGTCCACCAGGCCGATCCGCAGCGCCTCCTCGGCGCGCACGTGCCGACCGCTGAAGATCATCTCCTTGGCCCGCGCCGGCCCCACCAGGCGCGGCAGGCGCTGGGTGCCGCCCGCGCCCGGGATGACGCCCAGCTGGATCTCCGGCTGACCCAACCGGGCCTTCTCGCCCGCCACCCGGAAGTCCGCGCACAGGGCCAGCTCGCAGCCGCCGCCCAGGGCGTAGCCGCTGATCGCCGCCACCACGGGCTTCGGGATCCGGGCGACGGCGGTCAGGGCGTCCTGCAGCGCACGGGAGTACTCCCGCATCTGCGCGGCGCTCAGCTCCGCCATCTCCTTGATGTCGGCGCCGGCCACGAACGCCCGCTCACCGCCGTAGAGGACCACCGCGCGCACCGACTCGTCGGCCGAGACCCGGGTCGCCGCGACCGCGATCTCCCCCGTCACCTGGCCGTTCAGCGCGTTCAGGGCCTTGGGCCGGTCGATCCGGACGACGGCCACGGCCGGATGCTCCGGATCGGTCTCCACCCGCACGAACTCGCCCACGAACTCCACCTCTTCACCTTCGACGACTGTGTCCCTGGCTGTCCTACCACCCTCATCACGAGAACAGCAGCACCAGGGTGCCCAGCCGTGCGGAGCATCCGTAGGCCGCCACCAGCAGGAGCGCGGATCCGGCGATCAACAGGGTGTCGGCCGCCCGCCAGCGGCTGCGGCGCGCGTGCGAGCGCCGCCCGGTCCCGAAGGCCCGGGCGTCCATCGCCATGGCCAGCAGCGTCCCGGTCCGGATGGACCGCACCAGGAGCGCGAACAGCCGTCCGAAGAAGAGCCGGACCACCGCCACCGGGTTGACCCCGGCCTCCAGGCCGCGCGCCCGCCTGGCCAGGGTGATGGTCCGCCACTGGTGGGCGAGCAGCGGGATGAGCCGCAGGGCCGCCAGCACGCCCATGGCCGGCCGCTCGGGCAGCCGGAGCCGCTGTACGAGCCCGTCGGACATCTCCGTGGGGTCGCTGCTGACCGCCGCCAGCAGGCCGGGCAGGGCGATGGCGAGCAGCCGGACCGCCGCCCCGATCGCGCCGGAGACGCCCTCCTCGCCGTACAGGTAGTTGACCAGCCCGCTGGACAGGCCCATCAGGATGAACGGGCCGCCCAGGACGAGCAGCGTGCGCCGGTCGATCCCGCTGAACGGGACCACCAGCAGGACGGCGGCCAGCACCACGCCGCCGGTCACCGCGTCCACGGCCGGGACGAGACCCAGGGCCAGGACGAGCGCGGCGAGCAGTTTGGCCGCCGGGTTCAGGCCGGTCAGCCAGGCCCGGGCGCCGCCCTCGCCGGGGGCGGCCACGGTCGGCGCGTCCCCCGTCCACCGCGCGGCCCCCTCACCCGGCACGGCCGCCGTCTCCGCCGGGGTCTCCCTGCCGCTCATCGCTTCTCCTCCGCCACGCGGGCCGCGGCCGACTCCGGTACCGGCTCCGTCTCGGCCCGGCCGTCGGCCACGAGCACACGCGTGTCGGCGAACCGGCGCAGGAGCAGTTCGTCGTGCGTGGCCATCAGGACGGCCCGGCCCTGCGCGCGCAGGGCGCCGAGCAGCTCCACCAGCTCGGTCCACGTCCGGGTGTCCTGGCCGAAGGTCGGCTCGTCCAGCACCAGGACGTCGGGAGCCCGGGTGGGGCCGGAGCTGAGCGCGGTCGCGACCGACAGCCGCCGCTTCTCGCCGCCGGAGAGCGTGTAGGGGTGCACGTCGGCGAGCGCGGTCAGCCGCAGGCGTTCCAGCAGCTCGTCCACCCACGCCGTGGTCTCGGCCTCGCCCACCCCGGCCCGCAGCGGGGCGAACCGCAGCTCGTCGCGCACGGTGGCGGTGACGAACTGGTCCTCCGCGTGCTGGAACACCGTCCCCACGTGCCGGGCGAGCCGCGCGGCGGGCCAGCGCCGCAGCGGGCGCCGGTCCGCCTCGGCCAGCGGGCCGCGCGGCAGCACGGCCCCCCTCCGCGGTGCGGCGAGCCCGGACAGCAGGGTCAGCAGGGTGGACTTGCCCGCCCCGTTGGGGCCGGTGAGCGCGGTCGCCGTCCCCGCCCGCACGTCCAGGTGGACGTCGGAGAACACCGTGCGGGAGAGGCTGTGGCCGGAGGCCATCCGTTGAGGGGGGCAGCCCCTCCCCCCGCGTAGCGGCG
This region includes:
- a CDS encoding energy-coupling factor transporter transmembrane protein EcfT; amino-acid sequence: MSGRETPAETAAVPGEGAARWTGDAPTVAAPGEGGARAWLTGLNPAAKLLAALVLALGLVPAVDAVTGGVVLAAVLLVVPFSGIDRRTLLVLGGPFILMGLSSGLVNYLYGEEGVSGAIGAAVRLLAIALPGLLAAVSSDPTEMSDGLVQRLRLPERPAMGVLAALRLIPLLAHQWRTITLARRARGLEAGVNPVAVVRLFFGRLFALLVRSIRTGTLLAMAMDARAFGTGRRSHARRSRWRAADTLLIAGSALLLVAAYGCSARLGTLVLLFS
- a CDS encoding serine/threonine-protein kinase, encoding MAMSAGFPTGEELPERIGHYVIRRRIGAGGMGVVYQAEDPRTEQFVAVKVLKPEVAGDHIARARLAREVETMRSVQSPNVAEVIDADTQAELPWVVTEYIPGPTLDATVTDHGPLRGRALSRFITGLARAIEDIHAVDVIHRDLKPGNVIISNGEPIVIDFGIAHAVDGAKLTQTGTFVGTPSYLSPEVIEGTDLGPATDIHAWGGTVAFASTGRPPYGAGSFEVIFFRILNGEIDMDGMHEALRPLVTRAVSRSMSRRPTAAELVAEASRLNLDLPWTEDPGGSTGTTGSHTVYSPSAGHGPAATNAADASSGSGGRGRGLGAAGAAGAAGAAMGGAAGYLASHGARGSEGWGPSHTASGPNPSHTAGAWSVPPEQPRTHAARSGGWNMDDEATDDLSGGRRAATGWQTDDEATDDLSGGRRAATGWQTDDEATDDLSGGRRAATGWQTDDEATDDLSGGRRAATGWQTDDEATDDLSGGRQAWGARQEPLGPDAGTQRISPAGADDLADPQGTMRIDPVGTDDMVGTQRIQPGGLAERDDPQGTMMIDPVESGRGHVDEYEDDYSNQAPQTQFFNTPLSKGDFGDILTPVDDGGRSKRTQEFDDEDYDYDGYEEEQRGGLLGRFRRGSHDRFGDYFRGGDDEYDDEEYEEASWRMHPLVLIPLMISFAGVALWFPWFGVILGIAMIAGLSALDKVKIQQAERVQKRGPGRSDGMMMVLSYPVAFGRSVLRTVGFGLVYLLAGILVGMVYASLMDVAEGANYTGAFAIFVTILLSYIMPSGREARHQAVWLVERVRFRNLYLYIGVIVGLILLTMLILSIGLSAAPVWELGPLQGPSDWFS
- a CDS encoding enoyl-CoA hydratase/isomerase family protein; its protein translation is MGEFVRVETDPEHPAVAVVRIDRPKALNALNGQVTGEIAVAATRVSADESVRAVVLYGGERAFVAGADIKEMAELSAAQMREYSRALQDALTAVARIPKPVVAAISGYALGGGCELALCADFRVAGEKARLGQPEIQLGVIPGAGGTQRLPRLVGPARAKEMIFSGRHVRAEEALRIGLVDEVAPDAEVYSAAMAMAARYTDGPAVALAAAKEAVDRGLETDLDTGLEIERLQFSGLFATEDQKSGMRSFIEEGPGKATFQGR